In Polyodon spathula isolate WHYD16114869_AA chromosome 11, ASM1765450v1, whole genome shotgun sequence, one genomic interval encodes:
- the LOC121323383 gene encoding uncharacterized protein LOC121323383 — protein MKYNVDISEGGKSSTDLKMYTTIYNNITSMFYLAFNGTSGYRETTVLQIRGNNARNMYSVRESTAVSVEFVNIFSMESDVNKSEVDKKIGVYLEANGIQGYTSKNNCDYFNCDSTTSTCKEDVTPNCHCRDGYYKIDLLDKSCITSTDFEMITIIVGVVSAVIILGLAGGLIAVAIRRKGSEDNKDDYEDTVLVAKKPSAMFGLQNPAMANSHVTIPFAFPKVQAASGWNQSSQVKRNGLDPGPPSNPRLGNGYDDDQEEEDDVHVSRNKGRIGNRSQTNPYNNPYSTGPVKQTYQTKTNGMKYGSPAVPKMDYDDDDDYHYRDMRGSYGMQMKPYNNAAPRATLDYSYPGSRKY, from the exons ATGAAATATAACGTTGACATATCAGAAGGTGGCAAATCaagcacagatttaaaaatgtatacaacaaTCTACAATAACATTACGTCAATG TTCTATTTAGCGTTCAATGGTACATCtggctacagagagacaactgTGTTGCAAATCAG aggcaATAATGCAAGAAATATGTACAGTGTTCGAGAGAGTACAGCTGTGTCTGTcgaatttgtaaatatattttcaatggaGTCTGATGTCAACAAAAGTGAAGTTGATAAGAAAATCGGAGTATACTTGGAAGCAAATGGAATACAGGGATATACAT ctAAGAACAACTGTGACTATTTTAATTGTGATAGTACAACATCCACATGCAAAGAAGATGTTACACCAAATTGTCACTGCAGAGATGGATATTATAAAATAGACCTTCTTGACAAGTCATGCATAACTTCAACAG attttgaaatgatCACTATTATAGTGGGTGTTGTATCAGCAGTTATTATACTGGGTTTGGCTGGAGGTCTCATAGCTGTGGCAATAAG GCGGAAAGGCTCTGAGGACAATAAGGATGATTATGAGGATACAGTTCTTGTCGCAAAAAAACCAAGCGCGATGTTTGGTCTCCAGAATCCAGCCATGGCTAACAGTCATGTTACCATCCCCTTTGCGTTCCCAAAGGTGCAAGCAGCTAGTGGCTGGAATCAGAGCAGCCAGGTAAAGAGGAATGGGCTGGATCCAGGCCCCCCTTCTAACCCACGACTGGGTAATGGTTACGATGATGatcaggaggaggaggatgacGTTCACGTAAGCAGAAATAAGGGAAGGATTGGAAACCGCAGCCAGACAAATCCATATAACAATCCCTACTCAACTGGGCCAGTGAAACAAAcctaccaaaccaaaaccaacggGATGAAATATGGATCTCCTGCTGTTCCAAAAATggattatgatgatgatgatgattatcaTTATCGTGATATGAGA GGTTCATATGGCATGCAAATGAAGCCTTATAACAACGCAGCTCCAAGGGCAACACTGGACTACAGCTACCCTGGAAGCAGGAAATACTAA